The DNA sequence TAATATTGCCTGGGTGCCCAACAGAATTCTTATCACTTGTCGTGACGATCAGGCATGTTGAATTGGGACAGGTAAGCTTTGCCTATATCCGATATACTGGAGCTAGGAGATGACATTTATGATCAGTGACAAAATTGTCTTTTCCAAGCGATCTCTTCTTGAATTCCTTAAGtgagtggaggaggacagAGCGGTCAGGAAAGATCTGACGTGTTGGCTAGGTCTGCAGGTGTGACCGTCAACCAGAATTTTAGCGAGATCCAGAAACTTCCGAGTAAGTCTATCTTGGTGATATATTTCATCTGCAAGTCCTCCTTGCTCCACCAGGTATGATGTCTGTGGAATCCGCAAACTGCTGGCCAGCCTTTCCTAGATCATCAAAACACGTGAAATGTCTTGGGTTTTGTGCATATCATGTATTAGTACGGGAACTGACAATGGCGCTCACAGAGTACGCCACTTTTGGAAAATTCTCTCAAGCTGCTACCGATGCCGCTGTTGCCGACCTTGTTGAGGCTGAGATTGCCGATCCTACCACCGAATCAGCCATCCCTCCTTCCAAATCCACCGTTCCCCGAAAGGCCAAGGAAGACAATCTTCGACTTTTTGGTGAGGAGTACGAAGAACAGGACGCTCTCTCCCTTGCCCCTCCTCGAGATGGCGGTGACGGTGTCGACGTTGAAATCGAGAgattggaaaggatgaaggtgcATGTTGAGCAAGAACAAGAGGGCGGTGCAAAGATTGAAGACgtcaaggatgatgacaaggagaagaaagacagGATTAGCAACCCCCCTCCTGGATTCAAGCCTACCCGAAAGGTCACTCAAGGTAAGTTGTGATCGTTTTATATTCGTCATAAGCATACTAATATCGCAAATACAGCTCCAGGTGGCAAGTCTTCTGTCGGTTCTATCTGTAAGTCATTGCTGATACAGCCATGTAAGAAACTTCTGACATCTTGTGCAGTGTTCGGTGGTGACGAGTAGATCTAGATGTGAATCAAGAAGCCATACGCATGCATCCTTTGTACATTCAAAGAAATTCATGTATTTCTGGTAATTTCCCTGCGACTTTATAAAAAACTTGAAACACGATTTTAATTACCATATATCACAACTAGTTAACATGACTAGTTATAATAACCGATCATTCCTCGCCAGTGTAGGCATCAGCATTTTGGACAATGGCGTGGATCCACTTAACAATTTGAAGGTGTCCTGCAATAGAGCCCTTTTCATCGACAGTGTGCTGCGAATACGGGTCAGGCATTCAGTCATGTTTAAAGTCTGGCTTTCGGTTGTGTTTAGAGTCTGACACTCACAGCATTTTCACTTCCAGTAAAACTGGTACCCATGAAGCGGTAGACGTTCTTGGTGAGGTTATAGTACATTTTGCAGTCAGTATTGCCCCTATGTTGAATGTAATCAGCCCTGAAACTTGGTCACTGGAAGAAAAACCTACGTTGAAGCGAAGGGAGTAACAAAACGCTCCTCGCCATCGGGACCTGGGATCGCAGCCTTGACTGTCCCAGCAAACAACTCCCAGACCCCACCTTCAGTTGGAGTCCTTGGAGCAGGTTCGAGAGGCAATCCCATTACCTCAACCTTGACAAATTTACCGTTTAACTCGCCCACGTCCCTCCCATCAAACGCTGACAGTTCTAGACCACTCTTCTCAGCCACTTGAGAAGCGAGATATTTGACATGTTCCTTGGTCGAGTTGAGACTCTCAGAGAAATCGATACGGAAGTTGACCATCGCGGTGACAAGTTCAGGCAAAGCATTGACTTTGACGCCGCCATGCACGACGTCAACTGCGGTAGTGGTCCCTAGCAAGGCACGCTCGAGGAGGGAAGTTTTGGCGAGCGCTTTAGCCAGTTTAGGATAAGAAGTAGGACCTtcggaagagaggagagaggagagggaagaagggaaagaagagccGTGTTTGGCAGCGCACATGAGAGCGGTAAGGTAAGGAGAAGCGGGAGTGAGCTATACTTTGTCAACTTTATGTGCTGTCTTGAATGTATAGGCTGACCTTGGTAGGGAAAGGGTTGTCTTCTAAGGAAGTCAACAACCGGGACATGATTCCAATACCAGTGTGCTCGGGTGGGACGGAAGAGTGCTGCAGGAGAGTGAGTCTCGTTCGGATGTTGATTCGGGAAACTTACACCACCGGCAGTACCAACGGTAATCTGTAAGGATGAAAATAGACGTTGGTTAGCTACTTTCCAACCAGCAGGAGGTGAGACCCACTGTGATGTCCATATAGCCTTTCTCACCCATAGCAGGCAAAGCAAAGGCCGAACCATAGTACTAAAAGAGGTTATTCCTGTTCCTTCACAACCTTTCCTTAAAAGCAAcccacatcatcttcagtACCACTTCCTTCATCGATAACCATCAGCAAGCCATCTTTACCGTAGCGTTTCTCAAGTAAGGGAGCAATCTGTCCTTGTCCTCGACGAGCGAatacctcttcctcgtcgttTCCATGGGAGAGGATAATGGTTCTACGAGGAGTAAATCCGTTCTCTAACAAATGAGTAATTGCTTCCCCTACGAACGCCATATTAATAAATATTGAAGGGCCCCAAGTCAACAGTATACTGACATTGAGCAACGAGAAGAGGTTTGTCGTCAGCAGCCCCTCTGCCCCAGATGTAAGTCCCGTCGTTGTGACCCGAGAAGGGTGGATAAGTCCACCTGTCGTATGTGGATTCGGGGGCGGGGACTACATCGTAGTGAGACATCCTGCATGTTGGGGACAAGATACGTCAGCTAAATTATATGAATTTTAGCTAACCTTGGATGATACTTACAACAAAAGGGGCTTGAGAGTCGGATCGGAACCCTTGAAAGTAGCCAAGATACCGAGCCCTATAGATATCAGTCAGATAATTTGGTACTGCAAATGAAGCGTCGCAGAACCCACTGTTGATGTACTCGATAGTGGCCTTTTCATGCCTATCAAAATACAAAGTACGGTCAGCCTGGATACACTTCATGATCGAAATTCTGCCATACGCAAGGGGATACGTCTCCTTCAACCAGTCTTGGAATATGAAGAACGGTTTCCACCTGGGATCCTCATCGGGTTCTTCATTATCATCGTAACTCTGAGTAGGGATTCGCTGTATAATCAACCCATCAGCTATCTTGCGCCTCGACGGATATGACAAAGGGGCACTACTAACCACTGCCTGGGCATAATGCTCAATCGACCtatttctttcctcctccgtcaTCTCCCAAGTCATGTTGGGATAGATAGGCTTGGGTTGCTGGGGACATGTGGCCCAGTTTTTTAGTTGCTCGATATCAAAGCGAGTGGTCAAATCATCATGGAATTTGTAGGATGACGGATCCAAGCGACCGTTTTCTCCCTCAGAAACTGAAGATAAGGATGGACCAAAGTTGATAGCGGTTGCGAGGAGAAATAGAATACCCAGCAAGATGCGGGGCTTCCAGGAGGGACGGTAGGGTGTAGATGACTGGATAGGTAGAGGGAGAGCGGAGCTCTGTTTCTGTTCGGACATGGTGATGGTTGGCAGTATTTGGAAGGGAtaatgggagaagaagcaacaGAGGCGATAAAGCCTTTATAATGGCCGGCTTCGTGAACGCTGCATGACCCTCCTTGTTCCGTCGTTGGAAATATGGCCGTTATCTCCACGGAGTAAGCCGATGGCGGAAAACGCCATAATAACCTCCGGGCGCCGCCGCGATAAGAACTGAAAGATGATAGGTGCAAAACTGCAGTTTACGGAATTGTATCGACAGAGAGCATATCCTTTTCTGAGTTGCAGAATTTCAATATGTCAAAAACTTAGGAAGGTTTGAGAGACTTGGGTTTGAAAGGGGTTTTTTTTAGTTAAAGATAGATGTAAAACTAAGCAATCGGTCGTCAAAGCATTATAATACATATATCATGTGTACCGGGTATGGCTCTATCATCTGATGACTTGATGCTCCGAGTGGTTAAGGGGCGGGACTTGAATGGATCACGTAATCCAAGAAATCCCGTGTCGAAAGACGCGCAGGTTCGAACCCTGCTCAAGTCGTTTAATTTTTGCTTTTTGTTTCAATTATCTTTTTACCAGTAATTATGTAATAAAGCGAGTACCACGCCACAACGGGAACGGAACCTTTTTTTCGCGTTTCTTTCCTGCGACCTTTTTGCTAGTCCGAGTATCtcaatcctcttctcaatcCGCCCGAACGCCAGACACGCATAATATGGCCCTCAGAACGCCCGCAACAGCTCTTAGAGCACCTTTCACCCCCATACGCTGCATGTCCTCAGCAGCCCGTCCATCCGCTGTCTCGAAAAatacctcttcccctcaaCCGTCAGCCCCGCGAGTCTACACTGCTCGAAAAACGTTCCTCTGGAACTTGTACAACCAAGTCTTAACGAAATCATCCCTTGTTCTGGTTTTCGACCATGCAAACATATCTGCGGCTGAATGGTCCAAACTAAGGCGTGCTGTTGGGTCAATCAAGAGGCCGATTGTCCCTTACAACCCCAGGCTGCCTAAGGAGGAGCAATTGGAAAGAGCAGAAATCGAACCAGCGCAGTTGATGGTCGTACGATCCGGTGTGCTCGTCGCGACATCCAAAGCTTGCTCGTCCCCCATCACTCCTCATATCACAGGCCAGCGGGCTGTTCTTACCTGCTCCACTCTCTCCCCCACATATCTCAACAAAATCCTTACCGCTCTCTCTAGAACGGTCAAATCTATCAAGCGAGAGAACTCTGCCATTCAACCGACTTTGGAACTTGTGGCGGGTTTAGTGGAGGGCGGGAAGGTGATGGGTCAgaaggagttggaggaGTTGGGCAAGGTGCCGGAACTTGATACGTTGCGAGCGCAGTTGGTTGGTCTTTTggagggacaaggaagGAGTCTTGTGGGCGTTTTGAACCAGGCGGCTGGTGGAAGCTTAGTCAGGACGTTGCAAGGATTGGAGAACGatctgaaggagaaagaaggatcTGCATGAGGAGGGGCATGACACATGCGGCATTGTGGGGACAGCAGAAAATGCATCTATACACCGTACATCTAAGCTAATAAGACAAACACCAAACCCAAGATTAATCGAAAATACTAATGCCTTATGCGGGaatggaggaagacaagTCTGACAAATCGACTTGGGGATCTGCGACAAATCATCAGCCCTAATCTGCAGGAGCGGTGACGAACTATACTTACGAACAAGATAGTAGACCTTGTTGCCATCCCCAGCAGAAGACTCCAATTCGCTCGAAGGAACCAGTCCTTCTCTGACATCTCCTCGAATTTCTAACAAGTACGAGTCCTATCATGTTATCAGCTACTGGCACAGTCTCATTAAACCATCAAACGCACCTTGGCGAGCTTAGTTAAGGCCTTCCCTATCACTTCCCTCTCATActccatatcctcctctgATTCGAAgtcattctccttctgttCGAGATACCATTGTATCAACTCCTCTCGATCAACCCCAGTACCGCTATCCCGTTCAACCTCGGAGAGATAAAGAACACAGAGGTTCATTATTTCCATGTATTGGTTATCTGCATAGGTTATCAGTTCATTCAGGCatgggagaaagaaagggtGCTCACAAGTGATtcgcatcttcctcttcgacGGTTGAGTAGTAGCAACGCTGGTTTCACGCGCTTGTTGCTCTTGTTGCTGAGCAGAGGATGTTCTTTGATAACTTGATTCTGCCTCATCCAACGCCGCAAGGTCCGCCGAACTCAGTTGAGGGTCCTCATCCAtaccatcatcaccaccagGTCCATCAGGTCCATTAAGTCCATtgccctcatcctcatcatcgaaAGAAATGTCGTCCTGCTCAACGTGAATGATAGATTGTCTCAAAAGAGAATAGGCTTCGCGCACGATGGCTGGGGTGATTTCGTGTTGACAGTTTGCTCGGGCGATAGCTTCGGATAGTCGGATCATGCTTTCTAGCTGACGGACAGTGATTCGGAAAGACGACTTGCCGGGACCACCTTCATCCTGACGTAAGGAGCGGTACTTTTCGACTAGAACAGCGCTGGCAGCAGGAGTCAACTGTGGCAGATAAGTATATACGTCTATAGTGGTAATCGGACAAAATTTACCTTTGGACTAAAAGTCCTGGCGTATCGAATATACCTCTGGAGCGCTTCGGTGCTGAATTCTGGAGCAATGGCATCATCCCTGAATCTATGCACATTCACGATGTGCTGAGCGATGTGCAAATCGACATTTTCGTTACACTCGTCCAATACGACAAAGAACAAGTCGAACCTAGACATGATAGGCGCTGACATGGCAACGTTCTGACGCAAGCTCATTTTACGATTGTATCGTCCGCCAACAGGGTTGGCAGCGGCGAGGATGGAGGTACGGGCGTTGAGGGTGGCTTGAATACCAGCCTTGGCGATAGAGATGGTTTGTTGTTCCATGGCTTCGTGAATAGCGACTTGGTCGGCAATGTCCATCTTGTCGAATTCATCGATAGCGCAGATACCATTGTCGGCCAACATGAGCGCACCAGCCTCGATGGTAAACTCGCCAGACTCTTCATCTCGGACGACGGCGGCCGTAAGACCAGCAGCTGAGGAGGCTTTACCGGATGTGTAGACCGCACGAGGGAGGAAACCGCAAACGTATTTGAGGAACTGAGATTTACTGGTAGAGGGATCACCGACGATGCACACGTTGATATCTCCACGGAGATGGATGCCTTCTTGTGTTTGCTTGTGCACACCGCCCAtaagttggagaaggatacCCTTCTTGACAATCTCATGACCATAGACGGTAGGTGCAATACTCTGGACAAGACTTTGGTAGATGTTATCAGAGTTGAGCATGCCTCGCAACTCGTCGAGTTCCTGGGAAGTAAGTGAACGAAGGAACGATTCTCGGTCTTCTTGGCCGTCTTCAACTTCACCTCGCACGTCTGTAACACCAGCCTACATGAAATTAGCTTGATTCAAATCCGTAGAGCTAAAGTCTTACTCTGGAGTCAGCATTTTGAACCATGCAAGCCAAGAACGCAGTCTTATACTGTAAGTCCCTTACACCCAACGCCTTCAAACCTGTTACACCCTGGCTCGCCGGTCCACCATCGCCTCGGCCACCTTTCGCTTCTCGCATCATCTCCGCATTCACCCCAGGAAGACCAAGCTGCGAAACATCGGGAACAACAATGAAGGTACCAGTAAAGGTACATTTGTCACCAGCCTTGGCTCGCTCGACAATTTCTGAACGGAGAATAACGTCGAGTGATCGAGGCATACTACCGGTGGGAATTTCGTTGGCGTTTTCTTGAATACGGACTTTTTGCCAGTCGGAAAATTTTGATTGTTCAATGTTAAGTTGCCATTGGTTACGGTTACTGCAGGTTGAGTTTTGACACATGATAGGCTGCCTCTTGTTAGCTGCAAGCATGAAAAACATGAGAAAAAACATACCTCGGTGTACTTGAACTGCTGTTCCACATCATGGATAGCTGTCTTGCAGTTATCACATACGAATGTACCGCTAACCAGTTCTGGTCTGACCTCTGATGTCCTGGTGACAGTACCACTGATGCTCATCAACTGACCGATCTTGTCCATCCTCAAGTCACGGATACCCGATGTGAGAGGGAGGTTGTAGAAAGCAACGTTGAATTCTCGAATAGTAAGGGAAGAGCTAGGAATGGTCTCGCTTGCATTGACAGATGTTGACATATAAAGCCAAGTGGGCTCATAACGACGCACAAGAAACTGAACCGCCCGCCGAAGATAAGGAAGGAATCTATGTAGTGTAAGCGCGGATCACTATTAAGCGAATGTCACTCACCGGTAATACTGGGATTGGATAGCTCGAGCGAGAATTTCTTCACGTTCGAGAAGATGGCCAAAGTCGACGTAAAGAGTGGTCCTCTCATCTATCTTCATCAGATGAACCTGCTCAACATAGTATTTTGACTCATCCCCTGTAGGTGGTGGTACGACAGACCCAGGAGTTTCTGGGAAAGCGATGCTTTCTGTATAGCTAACAAAGATATTTGTGTAAGTACTTTTTCATAAATGGAATGAGACATCACTAACTTTTCCAAGAACAGGATGAAACTTTCCATCACTTTTTCACCCGTGGTGTCCTTCACTCTGGGGATGGCATCAAAATCAAGCCCCCTTCTACCTTGTCTCCTTCCACGTCCGCCCTGGACGgcgccttcctcttcagcctcGGAGCCGTCAACATCACCATTACGAGCGCCGGGCAGAGAACCGGCGAGGCCGTGCACGTTTTCGAAAGCGAGAGGGTCGACAATGGGTCTATTACcgggtggagaagaatggcGAAGGGAGCCCATGggagctgaagaagaggggaagTTGAAGTTGGATGGTGGCGAGGACATGGCGATGTTTTTCTGTGggtaggaaggaagaaaggtaAATAAGAAGAGGCAGTTCGGAAATGAAAGATGGACGCGTCGAGGGAAGCTCGGACGCGTCGAAATGAGCGCGTTTTGATGCCGACACAAATTCCGTGTGTGGCATTTGTTGgcccatctctttccatgTCCTATTCGGCTGAGAATTTTGCATGAAGATTGTTGCGGAACGGCTCATACAAGGAGCTAGAGTGGGGGATCGACGAGTGAAACATATAGCATCGTTGCATAGATTGTTACTACGGGCCCGTGGACCAACAGGCGAGATGGGTGACCGAGCATGACTTCATAAGTTAACCAGAGTTGCACATGAAACAGTGCTTGATAACTGTTGCAATTCATGTCGTCTTGGGCTTTCTTTGTATAAATATAACCTCTGGTCCACTACATGCCatagaagagaaagatacGGCAGTTCATTAAGCAGACTCTCAAGATCACGTGACTAAAGCGGATTGTGTCCATAGAGAAAACGAATGCGAAGACAACGAACAAGAAAGCAATGTTCTCGGTCGCATAAACCTAGCGTCGGGCGTACGTTCACACAAGAGACATCATGGCAAAGATAGTACCACCTATGAACTTTGGCCTCGTGGAAGACGGTtcgtctttttctcttcttgtcttgCGGACGTCATGAACTAAGCTCTGCCATTTAAAGGGTTCTACCGTTCCGCCCAGCCTTCCGAGCTGtgcttctcttttctcgaGAAGCTAAATCTGAAAAGCATCATATGGGTGGGAGCTGAGGAGCCTTCAGACATATTGTGGGGCCTTTTACCTGAGGGTCGGTGGCGCAAAAGATTGGAAGTTGACGATGAGCTGGTAGCTTGTCATTCATCGAATCTCAAGGGATCAAGTTGTACAACCTCGCCCCTCAAACGAGTTTGAACCCACACTTCCCACCTCCGTACACAGATTCTGGTGTGGTACCTATATCTGGCCAATGTCAGCTCATACTCGCTCTATCCCAAGTGGTTTGCTAATACCTAAAGGACAGaccaccttccaccacttcctcctccgcccgAGCCACTGATCATTCAGGCTCTAACTCTCTTACTACGCCCATCCACTTTCCCAACGTTACTATGTTGCAATATGGGACGTCATAGGACTGGAACTGTGGTGGGATGTTACAGAAAGCTACAACGGTGGGCGTTGAGTAGTATATTGGAAGAGTATAGACGGTACGCAGGGATGAAGGTCAGGGTACTGAACGAGCAGGTAAGTATACTTATACATGTAGGAGCTGTCGTCTAATTCATCACTCATAGTTTATTGAACTGTTTGATACAGACTTGGTTTCAATAACAGCCGAACAGGTGACAAAATAGTAACTTCAGGGCCAAGAGGCTAGCAAAATTcccctttcctcatcagaccagtggaagaagtcaaGCCGCCACCTTGCGCAACTGTAGCCAATATAACGCCTAGAATGTCTATCGCCTGATCAGAAATGCGAGGCTGCGTCTGCACCGTGCAGCGGCGATCACTGTGTTGTGGTTGATAAAAACATTATCCATAAGAAATACATACAGCACAAAACCCAATATCTGATGTATCATATATGCAACTAGAACGCGACAACCTTGGCCTTTGGCTTCGTGACGACTTCGGTCCTGTTCTTCGCCGTCAACGGCACACTAGGCGCCTGAACAACTTCGCCTTGTTGAGCATAACCCTCAACCTCTGCGGGatccctcatcctcttcatggGTCTTTCGCCATTCCTAGCAGGAGCATGTCGCTTGTTTTTGGACCCGTTCTGGGCTGGTCGATGGCGAGCTTCGACCATAaagtcatcttcatctgcgCCCGCTCCATTACCGGTACCCAAAACAATGTCACCCCGCTTTCTTTGCTCGAACGCTGGAGCCTTTTCGCGCTTGTCATGGGGACAGTCCTTGGCACGGTGAGCGGTCGAGCCGCAGACTTTGCACGCGCCGCCGTTGACATACACAccctttttgttttgtgggcaaagagaggaaagatgCCCAGAACCGAGACAGATGTAGCAGGTGGCGTATGGTGTGGGGTTCTGAGGGTCAACAGGCTCGGGACATTGGTGTAAAGAGTGGTCTGTACCGTTGCACCTGCACATTTAATTAATAGAAGAGTTGGCGGGCATAAGGGACAGACACACCTGTAGCACTTGTTGCTGGTCACATCACcgcccttcttgcctcccttcctcctaccaacctccttcctctcaacTCCTCTTTGAccctcaccctcacccttttcttcaggAGCGCCGACAGTGGTAGCGGCCAGTAAGATGTTCGGGCAAGCTCGAGCGGCGTGACCGACACCTCGGCAAGCAAAGCAGGTCACATTGGCATTGCGATCTTCAATACGACGTTGTTTTCGGTCCTCTGTGTGCTTGGCGGAAAGTTTTGAACGTCCTGAAATTTATGCTTTAGCGACTGCGACAGCCATGCAACAACGCTATACGTACGAGCAAGCTCTGGATCTCTGCCCCATCGAGGCGCAACCTTGCCATCATCAggccccttcttctccccgaTCgcaatcctcttcccactctCATCCCTCGCCCtgatccttcctcttcgcttcttcttacCAGCTGTCTGTGAACCGTCTACATTGCTCTTGCCCTCGGCGGCGGGAGCCGAGGAAGGGCCGGCATCTGGTTCACCGGATTGATCATTCTGAACAGTCGCTCGAGCTTCTTCGGCAGCTGAGGCGACAAATTTCTTGCGGCCCATACCAATTGATGTGAATCTGGCCATATTACTGATTGAATGAGCTTGTCCAAGGATAGGTTATTGAGAACTGAAGCCTGCGCTTTCAAGCTGTAAAAAATCACGAAGCATGCTGATTATTTTGAACTTTTGAAGACATCACGTGACTATATTCACTGTCTGTTCCTCGACTTGTACACGTGGTAACCACGTGATAGTCCCCTAGAGGGAACCCGACTTAAAGACCTGCTGTCTCGTCGTCGAACAAAAGGAACATTAAATTCGCAGAAAGATCAAGTATCCTTATACGACTATAATATTCTCTAACCAAATATGAGACCAGCAGTACTCAGAACAGTAATCAGATCGCTCCCGAGGGCCACCGCTCCCCTCGCTGCCCGCCCCGTTCTCGTAcgtttcctctcctccactctcCCTGCtctcaagaagaacaaaggCCAGAATACAAAGACTGCCAAACAAAAACTCCGGATCACAGAGGATGACCAGGCTGGTGCGACGGATGATCAAGGTGCGGGTGAAGTTGTGattgaggaggtggtgAGCAAGGCTAAggcaaagatggaaaagtCGGTTCACTGGGCCAAGGCCGTCTTGTTTGAAGGTgtggagagagggaggggaCGAGTTAGCCCTGGTAGGTAAATATCTTGGACAAGGGACCAAGAGTAAAGGCTGACTGGGAAAATAGCCCTTTTGGACTCCGTTAGGGTGTCTTTACCCGACACACCCGGAACATTGCATTTGAATGCCTTGGCATCTGTGACAACTAAAGGCAACGCTTTGTTCGTCGAGGTCTGGGATACTGCTGTGAGTTTCATGCCTACTTGATTACCGAAGAAACGCTAATTACGGCTACCATATAGTCTTTGAAACAGGTGGAATCAGCCATCCACGCTGCCAACCTTCCTGGAATCTCGCCTCAGAGAATGGCTGGGACAACCCTCAAAATTCCCATTGCTCGGTAGGCCGTCGCCACAATTTATCCATTATCTAGCTGACGATCTGATTTTCTTAGCCCCACTGTCGAACAGCGTGCTGAAATTTTGCGTCAGTTAGCTGAGACTGTCGAAGCAGCGAAGACTCAAATCCGTGTGGCTCGAACTGACGGTTTCAAGGCCTTGGGCGGAAGAAAAGCGAACGGCACTGATGAAGTGCAGAAGGTTGTGGACGAGATGTGCAAAGACCTTGACGGACAGTTGGCGttggcaaagaaggagtTTGAAAAGCCTTGAGGTGCTAGACGAGATCGAACGGGTGTGATGGAGCGtcaagggagaagaagaaaggataGATGGAGCTGGATCTCATCTTATAAACCAGAACAGCATCACACTTGCATTGCATGACAAACCCATGAGCATTTGACTTTGATGTTTGCTGAGTTAATGCTGACCTGACAACATTCACCACTGTCGATGATGGATACACACGGCCCACACAAGTGGAGCCGAGTCTTTTCTTGATCGGAAATGGATGATATCAACTCAATTGTTGGAAGATTTCCTTGAGGGACTTATTTACACTCGTGAAATGAAGACCTTGGAAGGTATGTATATACGATGCGTAGGAGTCTTGGACCCACAAGTCACTTTGAAGTCTCAATTCATCATTGAACAAGAACATCATAACAGGACCGATGCCCCGCCACATTACCATCTATACTTCTCGCCCTACCACCCACGATCACCAACACCATGTTCCTCACAGTGGAGCCCATTGTGAACCCCATCCTAGTGTTTGAAAACCGCAAGTAGATAGTCAAAAAGGTGGCGGATGATACCTGAAACTGATCATCGACAAAGGCAATTAAACAGTCCTCGAACATCCTGTAAGGGAAGACGCAACGTTCAACACGAGCTTAACTCCATGGGTCACAAGTCGACGCAATAGTTCTATCAACTTGTTCTGACCACCGCATAGAACTAGCTTGGGGACTAGAATTTGACGCTTTTTCTATCTTCTTGGTAAATCACACCACCAATATCACGCCGTGCCTGCCATTACTACAACTTCTGGCAGGATGACATATCTTAGGCAGTACAGTTACTGAACAATTGTttcaagatgaaggataAAGGCatgtggaaggagaaaacAAAAACGGGATGAAATTGAGACTGGTGTACGACGAGCAAAAAAACGAAGAATATGTGTTATATACGTACCTACGATGAATAAAATTGCATGGTAAAACAAATAGCGAACGCTGTAGCCGCGAAGCAGCAAAGAACGGCCCACCGGTTACTCAAAAGTGCTGACTATAGGTGATGCTAAAATAACAACCAAATGGGTATCTTCTGATTATGCAATAACAGAATGAGCGTAAATAAGTCGTTAAACAAAAAATCGTTCGTGATA is a window from the Cryptococcus neoformans var. neoformans JEC21 chromosome 2 sequence genome containing:
- a CDS encoding expressed protein; the encoded protein is MSNQADQASTFTPIHPFNMEQPKTWSATIGMLNWDSDKIVFSKRSLLEFLKSAGVTVNQNFSEIQKLPKYATFGKFSQAATDAAVADLVEAEIADPTTESAIPPSKSTVPRKAKEDNLRLFGEEYEEQDALSLAPPRDGGDGVDVEIERLERMKVHVEQEQEGGAKIEDVKDDDKEKKDRISNPPPGFKPTRKVTQAPGGKSSVGSILFGGDE
- a CDS encoding carboxypeptidase s precursor, putative, yielding MSEQKQSSALPLPIQSSTPYRPSWKPRILLGILFLLATAINFGPSLSSVSEGENGRLDPSSYKFHDDLTTRFDIEQLKNWATCPQQPKPIYPNMTWEMTEEERNRSIEHYAQAVRIPTQSYDDNEEPDEDPRWKPFFIFQDWLKETYPLAHEKATIEYINRLGILATFKGSDPTLKPLLLMSHYDVVPAPESTYDRWTYPPFSGHNDGTYIWGRGAADDKPLLVAQWEAITHLLENGFTPRRTIILSHGNDEEEVFARRGQGQIAPLLEKRYGKDGLLMVIDEGSGTEDDYYGSAFALPAMGEKGYMDITITVGTAGGHSSVPPEHTGIGIMSRLLTSLEDNPFPTKLTPASPYLTALMCAAKHGSSFPSSLSSLLSSEGPTSYPKLAKALAKTSLLERALLGTTTAVDVVHGGVKVNALPELVTAMVNFRIDFSESLNSTKEHVKYLASQVAEKSGLELSAFDGRDVGELNGKFVKVEVMGLPLEPAPRTPTEGGVWELFAGTVKAAIPGPDGEERFVTPFASTGNTDCKMYYNLTKNVYRFMGTSFTGSENAHTVDEKGSIAGHLQIVKWIHAIVQNADAYTGEE
- a CDS encoding DNA unwinding-related protein, putative, encoding MSSPPSNFNFPSSSAPMGSLRHSSPPGNRPIVDPLAFENVHGLAGSLPGARNGDVDGSEAEEEGAVQGGRGRRQGRRGLDFDAIPRVKDTTGEKVMESFILFLENYTESIAFPETPGSVVPPPTGDESKYYVEQVHLMKIDERTTLYVDFGHLLEREEILARAIQSQYYRFLPYLRRAVQFLVRRYEPTWLYMSTSVNASETIPSSSLTIREFNVAFYNLPLTSGIRDLRMDKIGQLMSISGTVTRTSEVRPELVSGTFVCDNCKTAIHDVEQQFKYTEPIMCQNSTCSNRNQWQLNIEQSKFSDWQKVRIQENANEIPTGSMPRSLDVILRSEIVERAKAGDKCTFTGTFIVVPDVSQLGLPGVNAEMMREAKGGRGDGGPASQGVTGLKALGVRDLQYKTAFLACMVQNADSRAGVTDVRGEVEDGQEDRESFLRSLTSQELDELRGMLNSDNIYQSLVQSIAPTVYGHEIVKKGILLQLMGGVHKQTQEGIHLRGDINVCIVGDPSTSKSQFLKYVCGFLPRAVYTSGKASSAAGLTAAVVRDEESGEFTIEAGALMLADNGICAIDEFDKMDIADQVAIHEAMEQQTISIAKAGIQATLNARTSILAAANPVGGRYNRKMSLRQNVAMSAPIMSRFDLFFVVLDECNENVDLHIAQHIVNVHRFRDDAIAPEFSTEALQRYIRYARTFSPKLTPAASAVLVEKYRSLRQDEGGPGKSSFRITVRQLESMIRLSEAIARANCQHEITPAIVREAYSLLRQSIIHVEQDDISFDDEDEGNGLNGPDGPGGDDGMDEDPQLSSADLAALDEAESSYQRTSSAQQQEQQARETSVATTQPSKRKMRITYNQYMEIMNLCVLYLSEVERDSGTGVDREELIQWYLEQKENDFESEEDMEYEREVIGKALTKLAKDSYLLEIRGDVREGLVPSSELESSAGDGNKVYYLVHPQVDLSDLSSSIPA
- a CDS encoding expressed protein encodes the protein MRPAVLRTVIRSLPRATAPLAARPVLVRFLSSTLPALKKNKGQNTKTAKQKLRITEDDQAGATDDQGAGEVVIEEVVSKAKAKMEKSVHWAKAVLFEGVERGRGRVSPALLDSVRVSLPDTPGTLHLNALASVTTKGNALFVEVWDTASLKQVESAIHAANLPGISPQRMAGTTLKIPIARPTVEQRAEILRQLAETVEAAKTQIRVARTDGFKALGGRKANGTDEVQKVVDEMCKDLDGQLALAKKEFEKP